The sequence tcttaaaaaataagcaaaggcataaagcaaagagagaaagcaatgcgAATGACCGTGCAATTCACTCACTATATGACCTGATTAAGGCACATAAGTTCTCTTCATTTTCCTTGAATTTCCAGTCCTGCTTCTGAGGCCAGAAGGCTGCTGGTCTGGTTTATATGACCTTCCGTCGGCAACAGTAAAAGTTGCCCTTGCAATTTCCAACAGTCTTCTCATTCTCCAAGCATATCCTCCTGCATTTGCCCCGACCGAGTTTGCATGGCTCACAGACAGCTGACTCACCTGTGTCAAGAGAGAGCTGCTGATATGGCTTCCCTGGCACTCTCTGGAAATGGGGAACTGGTCAGAGGCCACCAGAAGAGGAGAGAGTTTGTACTTACTATTATCAAAAGGATCTTTCAAGAACCAACTGCGATTTTTTCAAAGAGCTCCTGCTTTTGCAGTATGCAGTTGGGGACAGGTAATATTTAAGAAACGGGTGTACAAAATCTTGGCTCCCCATGAATTTATAATCTTACATGGCTCAGAAGTAAGCACACATGGACAGTATCATATATTACAGAATTCTAAAAATACATACCTGATACGACTGTACAAGGTTGCCAGGTGAATATGTGAGGGATATCTTGGTGATTTTAACAATTCCTTAGCGGTGGATTTAAGAGACAGGTTCAATTTTTGTCTGGGCCTAGAAATGGCCATGTGTCTGCAATAAATTGCTTGATCTCTTTGTATCTCAACTTTCTCATTTGTCAAAGGGGGTCTCTAGGAATACCAGtctacattttttatttgttttgacaAACAATTTATTCAattggcttttttgttgttgttgttactttaagtagaactttttaaacaaaatcacAAAGAATTTTTCAGGTTAACTTCCAGGGATTGGGTAGATAGTGTCTTTGCATTCCAAGAATCATTTATTTCCTGGTCTGGTTCTCCAGGAACAGCATCTATGATGTAGCCCCTTATTTTGTTTCCCATCCACCACCAACTTCCCAGTAGTCTCAGAACATTAAACCTCACAGATTAATGCCACTGCTTTGAGATTTGCAATCATTCATTGTGCTTCTAGATAGCTTACTTTTCTATTCTCAGTGGTTATTTCAAATCTTCAGGCTCTTTGTGTTCTCTATCTCACCACATGCCCCTCACTCTCAGACTAAGGCTTAGTAACATACCCTTGCTATAGCTGATCCCATTCTGGTGGCTAGACCTAGTGCATTCTCCTTGAGTTCACACTGCGATGTAGGGGTTAGGTCTCCTGAGACTGCCCACATCACTTCTAAATACTCACCCAAAGACATTTATGTTCATGTTCATTGTTTCTTGCTTTGTGTTTGCTCATGCTGTGGTCTCTGGAGACTGTCCTTGCTTCTGTGGAATCACTGTGGGAGTCCAATCACTCCCCCCCCCATTTGCTCTAATTCAGTAGACCCAGACTTACATCACTTCCCTCTTCTCCTTACTTCTCTGCATTTATCACATGTTGTGGTGAGAGTTCATGTCAACTGTGAAATGAAGTCCCTGGTGACTTTTATCATAACTTGATTGGAGGTAAGGGAAGACATAATCTGAAGTTCTGCTGAAGATGCCATTCTACATTAGTCTCTTTGTCTCAGCTTACATAAGCTCCATCTTTTCCCCTGTACTTAACAAGAGCTATGCTTTCATGTCACAGCCTGCTCTAGTGTTAGCattttaaatgtaacattaaaactgtaagcaagttGTGAATTTGAGCTCTAGTCTCACAGAGGAGCAATACGTAAAGTCTGTACCCAGATATGAATAGGCTTTCATCTATTGCCCCAGACTTGGAGGCACTATGCCCCAGGTATCTCAGAGGAGGTAAATCCTAAAGGAAGTGGGAAATAACTGAGATATGAGCTAATGAAGTTCTCCAGACTCCTGTTACCTGTTACCCAAGatgattatctttctttgtctctaaccTGTATAAATGCAAGTGAAAAATCTCTACTGGGAGAccgatttgggaagtttcccctgccctcccaccaGCGTAAATAAACCTCCTTTCCCTCCATCACCAGTTTGGTGTGTCTGTGCATTAAGTTGCATCAAGCGATGAACTTAGATTTAGGGGGCCTCATCGACACTACTTTTTGAGGCTTTCCTTACTGAAGCAGAGAGGAATCAGCATTTTCAGCCTTACAATCAGATAGGCTATGGAATTATGTTGTAGTTCTAATCTGGCCTGCTATTTAGAATGCCAGGGATTATCTGTAGATGCCCATTTCCTGCCTGATTAGAATACCCATTCTCCTACCCAGC comes from Choloepus didactylus isolate mChoDid1 chromosome 20, mChoDid1.pri, whole genome shotgun sequence and encodes:
- the DEFB105B gene encoding beta-defensin 105; this translates as MAPGMKIFYFIFAFFFILNQLPSGCKAGFDYSQPLPGGESAVCEPCKLGRGKCRRICLENEKTVGNCKGNFYCCRRKVI